The [Bacillus] selenitireducens MLS10 genome includes a region encoding these proteins:
- the perR gene encoding peroxide-responsive transcriptional repressor PerR, with protein MGSHHDHLQEALDSLKETRIRLTPQRHAILEYLFSAPSHPTADEIYKALESKFPNMSVATVYNNLRVFKEVGLVRELTYGDSSSRFDSNMSDHYHIICQDCGKIVDFHYPGLNEVETLAEHVTGFDVGDHRLEVYGSCPDCQKAKKH; from the coding sequence ATGGGAAGCCATCATGATCATTTACAAGAAGCACTTGATTCCCTGAAAGAAACAAGAATCAGATTAACACCGCAGCGTCATGCGATTTTGGAGTATCTCTTCAGTGCGCCGTCACATCCGACAGCTGATGAAATCTACAAAGCGCTTGAATCAAAGTTTCCGAATATGAGTGTTGCCACGGTGTATAATAACCTGCGCGTATTTAAAGAAGTGGGCCTTGTCCGCGAATTGACGTACGGTGATTCGAGCAGCCGTTTCGACAGCAATATGTCGGATCACTACCATATTATCTGTCAGGACTGCGGCAAGATCGTCGACTTTCACTATCCGGGTCTGAACGAAGTCGAGACCCTTGCGGAGCACGTGACTGGTTTTGACGTAGGCGATCACCGCCTTGAAGTATACGGATCCTGTCCCGACTGTCAAAAGGCAAAGAAACACTGA
- a CDS encoding cyclic-di-AMP receptor produces MCYNRANEWMTGERFACINEVTTMKLLMAVVHNHYRAPMEKGLGEHGYRMTELSSSGSFRRRGNTTFLIGVEEEDIERVKARMKEICLHVEEGKGPPKYVSSRFVVFSMDAANAHVFANFPKA; encoded by the coding sequence GTGTGCTATAATCGAGCAAATGAATGGATGACAGGTGAGCGGTTTGCCTGTATAAATGAGGTGACGACGATGAAACTGTTGATGGCGGTTGTGCATAATCACTACCGGGCTCCCATGGAAAAGGGGCTCGGGGAACACGGATACAGAATGACCGAGCTTTCGAGCTCCGGCAGTTTCCGCAGGCGCGGGAACACGACGTTCCTGATTGGTGTGGAAGAAGAGGATATCGAGCGGGTGAAGGCGCGGATGAAGGAAATTTGCCTTCATGTGGAAGAGGGGAAAGGTCCCCCTAAATATGTCAGCAGCCGCTTTGTCGTATTCTCAATGGATGCAGCCAATGCGCATGTATTTGCGAATTTCCCGAAGGCGTAA
- a CDS encoding D-2-hydroxyacid dehydrogenase, with amino-acid sequence MLIISTIHIRRDIRERLTGDYPEHEFRFHKSITEAEGDLSNAEVIITYGMDLEAKHIDIAERLKWLNVISAGVDQLPFEAIRGRDILVTNAKGIHAIQMAEYTIAMMLQVARETKTLIQNEAGRKWERKLPIRELYGHTAAILGTGAIGTEIARRTKAFGMRTIGFNRSGREADQFDRIYTIDHLKDQICGIDYLISVLPKTDETDGMLNKEVFNNIKSSAVLINIGRGNVIQETDLLTALQDGAFTHAVLDVFNEEPLPQDHPFWLEERITVTPHMSGLSPEYQPRAMDQFDINMKKWEQGETDFLNRVDPDKGY; translated from the coding sequence ATGTTAATTATCAGTACAATTCATATCAGGCGCGATATCAGAGAGCGGTTAACGGGGGATTACCCCGAGCATGAATTCCGCTTCCACAAATCCATTACGGAAGCGGAGGGCGATCTTTCAAATGCGGAGGTGATCATTACGTACGGCATGGATCTTGAAGCGAAGCATATCGACATAGCAGAGCGGCTCAAATGGCTGAATGTGATCTCTGCCGGTGTGGATCAGCTGCCGTTTGAAGCCATCCGGGGCCGTGATATTCTCGTTACGAACGCGAAGGGGATCCATGCTATTCAAATGGCCGAATATACGATTGCCATGATGCTGCAGGTTGCCAGGGAGACGAAGACGCTGATTCAGAACGAAGCGGGGCGTAAGTGGGAACGCAAGCTGCCGATCCGCGAACTGTACGGCCATACCGCAGCCATTCTCGGCACGGGTGCGATCGGAACAGAGATTGCGCGCCGAACGAAGGCATTCGGGATGAGGACGATTGGCTTTAACCGGAGCGGCAGAGAGGCGGATCAGTTCGACAGGATTTATACCATTGATCACCTTAAGGATCAGATCTGCGGGATTGATTATCTGATCTCTGTTCTTCCGAAGACCGATGAGACAGACGGTATGTTAAACAAAGAGGTGTTCAATAATATAAAGTCTTCGGCGGTGCTCATTAATATAGGGCGTGGCAACGTCATTCAGGAAACGGATCTCCTGACAGCCCTTCAGGACGGAGCCTTTACTCACGCGGTTCTCGATGTCTTTAATGAGGAACCGTTGCCTCAAGACCACCCGTTTTGGCTCGAAGAGCGGATCACCGTGACCCCGCATATGTCGGGGCTGTCTCCTGAGTATCAGCCCCGCGCCATGGATCAGTTCGATATCAATATGAAGAAGTGGGAACAAGGAGAGACGGATTTCCTTAACAGGGTTGACCCGGATAAAGGATACTAA
- the bcp gene encoding thioredoxin-dependent thiol peroxidase, whose product MSLTKGDQVPQVPVTSTTGEAVTLDQYKGKYVVLYFYPKDMTPGCTTEACDFRDHHEQFQELDAVILGVSPDPVKRHESFINKHELPFELLADEENELAEAFGTWKLKKNFGKEYMGIERSTFLIDPEGTIIEEWRKVKVKGHVEEALQHLRSLVS is encoded by the coding sequence ATGAGTCTGACAAAAGGCGATCAGGTCCCTCAAGTGCCGGTCACGTCAACGACCGGTGAGGCAGTGACTCTCGATCAGTACAAAGGCAAGTATGTGGTCCTTTACTTTTATCCGAAAGACATGACCCCGGGGTGCACGACGGAAGCGTGTGATTTTCGTGATCATCACGAACAGTTTCAGGAGCTTGACGCGGTCATCCTTGGAGTGAGTCCGGATCCGGTAAAGCGCCATGAATCGTTTATCAATAAGCATGAACTTCCGTTTGAACTGTTGGCGGACGAAGAGAATGAGCTTGCGGAAGCCTTTGGAACCTGGAAATTGAAAAAGAACTTCGGCAAGGAATACATGGGCATTGAACGTTCCACATTTCTGATTGATCCTGAAGGGACGATCATTGAAGAGTGGCGCAAGGTGAAAGTGAAAGGGCACGTGGAAGAGGCCCTGCAGCATTTGCGGAGTCTGGTGTCCTGA
- a CDS encoding glutamate-1-semialdehyde 2,1-aminomutase, which produces MNHERSIALFKEAEDVILGGVNSPSRSYKGVGGGTPVFMKKAKGSRFIDEDNNEYIDYLQAYGPIITGHAHPHVTKAIQDAAEDGVLYGTPTVYENHFANKLRDAIPSLERVRFVNSGTEAVMTTIRVARGYTGRDKVIKFAGCYHGHSDLVLVAAGSGPATLGSPDSAGVTKNIASEVITVPFNNLDAFKEAIDHWKDEIACVLVEPIVGNFGIVEPEPGFLQAVNDLTHENGSLVIYDEVITAFRFMYGGAQDLLGIKPDLTAMGKIIGGGLPIGAYGGNRAIMESVAPLGPTYQAGTMAGNPASIRAGIACLEVLEEPGVYEELDRLGERLENGIQSVIDEYQIPAIINRLKGAMTVYFDVDHVTNYDDAERSNGDKFARFFKAMLEEGINLAPSKYEAWFLTTAHTDADIDETIEAVRRVCSNHNFA; this is translated from the coding sequence ATGAATCACGAACGTTCCATTGCATTATTTAAAGAAGCCGAAGACGTCATTCTCGGCGGGGTCAATTCCCCGTCACGCTCCTACAAAGGCGTTGGAGGAGGTACGCCGGTCTTCATGAAAAAGGCGAAAGGTTCCCGGTTTATCGATGAAGACAACAATGAATACATCGATTACCTCCAGGCTTACGGCCCGATCATCACCGGTCACGCGCACCCGCACGTGACAAAGGCGATCCAGGATGCGGCTGAGGACGGTGTCCTCTACGGCACACCGACCGTTTACGAGAATCACTTCGCAAATAAACTGAGAGACGCCATCCCTTCGCTTGAGCGCGTCCGCTTTGTTAATTCAGGGACGGAGGCCGTCATGACCACGATCCGGGTTGCAAGAGGCTATACCGGCCGCGATAAGGTCATTAAGTTCGCCGGCTGCTATCACGGCCATTCGGACCTCGTCCTCGTCGCTGCCGGATCCGGCCCTGCAACGTTGGGAAGCCCTGACTCTGCCGGGGTCACAAAGAATATCGCCTCTGAAGTCATTACGGTTCCGTTCAATAATCTCGACGCATTTAAAGAGGCCATTGACCACTGGAAAGACGAAATCGCCTGCGTTCTCGTCGAACCGATTGTCGGCAACTTCGGCATTGTGGAGCCGGAACCGGGCTTTTTACAGGCGGTCAACGACTTGACCCATGAGAACGGCTCCCTTGTGATCTACGATGAAGTCATCACCGCTTTTCGCTTTATGTACGGCGGCGCCCAGGACCTTCTCGGCATCAAACCCGACCTGACAGCCATGGGCAAAATCATCGGCGGCGGCCTGCCGATTGGGGCGTACGGAGGAAACCGTGCGATTATGGAATCCGTCGCCCCCCTTGGTCCGACATATCAGGCCGGGACCATGGCCGGAAATCCGGCTTCGATCCGTGCGGGAATCGCCTGCCTTGAAGTACTCGAAGAACCGGGGGTATACGAGGAACTCGACAGGCTTGGAGAAAGGCTGGAAAACGGGATTCAGTCCGTAATTGACGAGTACCAGATCCCCGCCATCATCAACCGACTGAAAGGCGCTATGACGGTCTATTTCGATGTGGACCACGTGACAAATTATGACGACGCCGAACGGTCGAACGGCGACAAATTCGCACGCTTTTTTAAAGCCATGCTCGAGGAAGGCATCAACCTGGCCCCTTCAAAATACGAGGCCTGGTTTTTGACCACCGCCCACACCGATGCGGACATCGATGAGACGATCGAAGCTGTGCGCCGTGTATGTTCCAATCACAATTTCGCATAA
- a CDS encoding glutamate synthase-related protein has protein sequence MHMTELKKELQRFRGALKQEHDSCGIVAFIEKERVPTKANIDQTIDALLKMNHRAGFINHEGDGVGIQMDIPRALWEKKLTSAGADAKSAQSSSFVVGHLFINETDETGKYQQEMKDAFKQNGLNLIFESTNETRRNALGPIALQAEPVFWQVALTADGMDSRTLRAKLFDLTIKFEENTDVHVASLSHESAVYKVMGAGDILPKYFPDLADEDVASTVTLGHNRYSTNTLSNFFRVQPFSVIGHNGEINTIAKLRDEARMIDVPLVDGGSDSQDLNRILDTLVSTHGLSLFEAMEVIFPPIINEMKHYPDELKDLYTYLREAWGHFAQGPAGIISRAGDEMVFSVDSLGLRPVWMLETETSFIFGSEQGIFTTDQYYREPKPFAPGEKVALRRNDEGTAEVYWYDDLQQDVLQSFSERLHVSGTGSRLETKQPAKSGLNVFTQTLNPSVYAANGWDREHIQLIEQMADKGVEPIRSLGHDTPLAAMHPGRKNVADFIKESVAVVTNPAIDRDREMEHFSTRVIIGRRPSLFAKSDIRTVIELDSPVIAEGIAGEAIQKEHRHPSLESVIDTFSSSKEFIRLQAVRYEDESIEEALARLVSEAQEAIESNKSLVLLDDQGMHEEDAYWLDPHLAVSAVDQGLTKSRHRRDCSLIIRSGSIRSLHDIAVIFGLGADLVLPHIMFSTAIDEDGTPAVKLFEALNKGLEKIISTIGIHELRGYGRLFSSMGLHEDIEDTLNIVNFLGSKKLGYNFEAMKAEGAERKADYEAEKARPGKTFHVFPRIWKALGDVASGAINYEEFGEKIAEQEDKNPTTIRHLTALKKLESNVKPENVSTKVGKHDMPFIISSMSFGSQNETAFRAYAEAADRLNMISFNGEGGEIKDMLGKYPNTRGQQIASGRFGVNVELVNSTNLLEIKIGQGAKPGEGGHLPGSKVTDKVAAARNATTGSDLISPSNNHDIYSIEDLAQMVTEIKTANDQAKVCVKVPIVPNIGTIAVGIAKAGADFITLSGFDGGTGAARVHALQHVGLPAEIGVKAAHFALLESGLRHKVEIWADGGVKSALDAAKLMLLGANRIGFGTLSMIAVGCTACRGCHLDTCHVGIATQIESEAQAKEHGLRRFVPREYDMAVSGLTTMFGAFGEELKRITASLGFERTQDMVGRSDLLEQVRGFDQMDLESLLATLPEQELTPFDPPQAQEVPQEQELAVAAGAEFDYLDAKASELTESRTFESVTAEQRILGSRVSCHRVRNKLDGSYRELPEVNLTYSKGSIPGNGLGAYNSEGVNISITGGAQDGVGKTSFGGSFKIFKAKGGNGQLINGSVGKGAGYGAQRGTFIIQGNADSRAGIRLSGADMIFGGRVTSPIEKNKHYNLGIHANMKGFAFEYMTNGRGLVMGDPGPWMAAGMTGGVVYLRHDPSVGLDEETLNSRVAKGAKVVIEKLNDKGLDDVTELLRLYKKELEAIGQAEEAAYVQELLKDPEQHFMQVVPEKQQADPAVSTE, from the coding sequence ATGCATATGACTGAACTGAAAAAAGAACTCCAGCGTTTTCGCGGTGCACTGAAACAGGAACATGACAGTTGTGGAATTGTTGCCTTTATCGAGAAAGAACGCGTTCCAACGAAAGCAAACATCGATCAGACCATCGATGCCTTATTGAAAATGAACCACCGTGCCGGCTTTATAAACCATGAAGGGGACGGTGTCGGTATTCAGATGGATATCCCGAGAGCATTGTGGGAGAAAAAACTGACCAGCGCCGGTGCAGATGCCAAGAGCGCGCAGTCGTCATCGTTTGTTGTTGGGCATTTATTTATCAATGAAACGGATGAGACAGGTAAATACCAACAAGAAATGAAGGATGCATTCAAACAGAATGGTCTGAATCTGATCTTTGAAAGTACCAATGAAACAAGACGAAACGCCCTCGGTCCGATCGCGCTCCAGGCCGAACCGGTCTTTTGGCAGGTCGCCCTGACAGCCGACGGCATGGACAGCCGGACGCTTCGTGCCAAGCTGTTTGACCTCACGATCAAGTTCGAAGAAAACACCGACGTGCACGTGGCTTCACTGAGCCATGAGAGTGCGGTTTACAAAGTCATGGGCGCCGGCGACATCCTGCCGAAGTACTTCCCGGATCTCGCCGATGAAGACGTGGCTTCTACCGTGACACTCGGCCATAACCGTTATTCAACCAATACGCTGTCCAACTTTTTCCGTGTCCAGCCGTTCAGCGTCATCGGCCACAACGGGGAGATCAATACGATCGCCAAGCTTCGTGATGAAGCGCGCATGATTGACGTGCCCCTCGTCGACGGCGGCAGTGATTCCCAGGACCTGAACCGGATTCTTGATACACTCGTATCAACACACGGGCTGTCCCTTTTTGAAGCGATGGAAGTCATCTTCCCGCCGATCATTAACGAAATGAAGCACTATCCGGATGAGCTGAAGGATCTGTATACGTATCTTCGTGAAGCATGGGGCCACTTTGCCCAGGGGCCTGCAGGGATCATCTCCCGCGCAGGTGACGAGATGGTTTTCAGTGTCGATTCCCTTGGCCTTCGTCCGGTATGGATGCTCGAGACCGAAACGAGCTTCATCTTCGGATCTGAACAGGGGATTTTCACAACGGATCAGTATTACCGTGAACCAAAGCCGTTCGCACCGGGTGAGAAAGTGGCCCTTCGCCGAAACGACGAAGGAACGGCTGAGGTCTACTGGTATGACGATCTGCAGCAGGATGTCCTTCAATCCTTCTCAGAACGGCTTCACGTATCAGGCACAGGCTCCCGCCTTGAAACGAAGCAGCCGGCAAAATCCGGCCTGAACGTCTTCACTCAGACATTGAATCCGTCTGTCTATGCCGCTAACGGCTGGGACCGTGAACATATTCAGCTGATTGAACAGATGGCGGATAAAGGGGTTGAACCGATTCGCTCACTCGGTCACGATACACCGCTCGCAGCGATGCACCCCGGCCGTAAGAACGTCGCCGACTTTATTAAGGAGAGCGTCGCCGTCGTCACCAATCCGGCCATTGACCGTGACCGTGAAATGGAACATTTCTCGACGCGTGTCATTATCGGACGCCGTCCGAGTCTCTTTGCCAAATCGGATATTCGCACGGTAATCGAGCTTGACTCACCCGTTATCGCCGAAGGCATTGCAGGAGAAGCCATCCAAAAGGAACATCGTCACCCGTCACTCGAATCGGTGATTGATACGTTCTCAAGCTCGAAAGAATTCATCCGTCTCCAAGCCGTCCGCTACGAAGACGAAAGCATAGAAGAAGCACTCGCGAGACTCGTCAGTGAAGCACAGGAAGCGATTGAATCGAACAAGTCGCTGGTGCTTCTTGACGATCAGGGGATGCACGAAGAAGATGCATACTGGCTCGATCCGCATCTCGCGGTCTCCGCCGTGGATCAGGGACTGACGAAATCCCGTCACCGCCGCGACTGTTCACTTATCATCCGGTCCGGCAGCATCCGCAGTCTCCATGATATCGCCGTCATCTTCGGTCTCGGCGCCGATCTCGTACTGCCGCACATCATGTTCTCAACAGCGATCGACGAAGACGGCACGCCTGCGGTGAAGCTGTTTGAAGCGCTGAATAAAGGGCTTGAGAAAATCATCTCCACCATCGGGATCCACGAGCTCCGCGGTTACGGACGCCTCTTCTCCTCGATGGGGCTCCATGAAGACATTGAAGACACGCTGAACATCGTGAACTTCCTCGGCAGCAAAAAACTCGGCTACAACTTCGAGGCCATGAAGGCAGAAGGTGCTGAGCGAAAAGCCGATTATGAAGCGGAGAAAGCACGCCCGGGCAAGACCTTCCACGTCTTCCCACGTATCTGGAAAGCCCTTGGTGATGTGGCCTCAGGTGCCATCAATTATGAAGAATTCGGTGAGAAAATTGCCGAACAGGAAGACAAGAACCCGACGACGATCCGTCACCTGACCGCGCTTAAGAAGCTCGAATCAAACGTGAAGCCGGAGAACGTTTCGACGAAGGTTGGCAAACATGATATGCCTTTCATCATCAGCTCCATGTCCTTCGGTTCTCAAAATGAGACGGCGTTCCGCGCTTATGCGGAAGCGGCGGACCGATTGAATATGATCAGCTTCAACGGAGAAGGCGGCGAGATTAAAGACATGCTCGGCAAATACCCGAACACCCGCGGTCAACAGATCGCATCCGGCCGTTTCGGTGTCAATGTGGAGCTCGTCAACTCGACCAACCTGCTTGAAATCAAGATCGGTCAGGGTGCGAAGCCTGGTGAAGGCGGACACCTCCCGGGCTCGAAGGTGACGGATAAAGTCGCCGCTGCGCGTAATGCGACAACCGGTTCTGACCTGATTTCACCGTCAAATAACCACGACATCTATTCCATCGAGGATCTCGCTCAGATGGTCACGGAAATCAAAACCGCCAATGATCAGGCAAAAGTATGCGTGAAAGTGCCGATCGTGCCGAATATCGGGACCATCGCCGTCGGTATTGCCAAGGCTGGGGCTGATTTCATCACCCTCTCCGGCTTTGACGGCGGAACAGGTGCTGCACGTGTCCATGCCCTGCAGCATGTTGGACTCCCTGCGGAAATCGGTGTCAAGGCGGCTCATTTCGCCCTCCTTGAATCCGGTCTTCGGCATAAAGTGGAGATTTGGGCTGACGGCGGCGTGAAGAGTGCCCTCGATGCCGCGAAACTTATGCTGCTCGGTGCGAACCGCATCGGCTTTGGTACGCTCTCGATGATTGCCGTCGGCTGTACCGCTTGCCGCGGCTGTCACCTTGACACGTGTCACGTCGGGATTGCCACCCAGATTGAATCGGAAGCACAGGCGAAAGAACACGGCCTCCGCCGGTTCGTGCCCCGTGAATATGACATGGCCGTATCCGGCCTGACAACGATGTTCGGTGCTTTCGGTGAAGAACTGAAACGCATTACCGCTTCACTCGGTTTCGAACGCACCCAGGATATGGTCGGCCGCTCTGACCTCCTTGAGCAGGTTCGCGGCTTCGATCAGATGGATCTTGAAAGCCTCCTTGCCACCCTGCCTGAGCAGGAGCTGACACCGTTCGATCCGCCGCAGGCCCAGGAAGTGCCGCAGGAACAGGAACTTGCCGTCGCCGCAGGGGCAGAATTCGACTACCTCGACGCAAAGGCAAGCGAGCTGACGGAATCACGCACATTCGAATCCGTCACGGCAGAACAGCGCATCCTCGGAAGCCGCGTGTCCTGCCACCGCGTCCGCAATAAGCTTGACGGCTCGTATCGTGAGCTGCCGGAAGTGAATCTGACCTATTCAAAAGGCTCGATTCCAGGGAACGGACTCGGCGCCTACAACAGTGAAGGGGTTAATATCTCCATCACCGGAGGTGCCCAGGACGGGGTCGGAAAGACCTCCTTCGGCGGTTCCTTCAAGATCTTCAAAGCGAAGGGCGGCAACGGACAGCTGATTAACGGTTCCGTCGGAAAAGGGGCCGGCTACGGTGCCCAGCGCGGGACGTTCATCATTCAGGGGAATGCCGACTCCCGTGCCGGGATCCGTTTGAGCGGCGCTGACATGATCTTCGGCGGACGCGTCACGTCCCCGATTGAAAAGAACAAGCATTATAACCTCGGTATTCACGCCAACATGAAAGGGTTCGCCTTTGAATACATGACGAACGGCCGCGGCCTTGTCATGGGTGACCCTGGACCGTGGATGGCTGCCGGTATGACCGGCGGGGTCGTCTACCTCCGCCATGACCCGTCTGTCGGGCTTGACGAGGAAACCCTGAACAGCCGTGTTGCCAAAGGGGCGAAAGTGGTCATTGAGAAGCTGAACGATAAGGGTCTCGATGATGTGACCGAACTTCTCCGCCTCTACAAAAAGGAGCTTGAAGCAATCGGACAGGCTGAAGAAGCCGCCTATGTTCAGGAGCTTCTGAAAGATCCGGAACAGCACTTCATGCAGGTTGTGCCTGAGAAACAGCAGGCTGATCCTGCCGTTTCCACAGAATAA
- a CDS encoding FUSC family protein: protein MRLGARIFKTGLSVTLALYVAGWLDFQSPAFAALAAFFAVQPSVRKSLTLIWDQVQANVLSAILAVVFVLAFGQEPFVVGAVVLLIIAIHIQLKKEAIIPLAVVTAIIIMGSPTTDFMELAFNRFLLIMIGVFSAFAVNLVFLPPKHENQLYHKITDVNDDIIQWIRLLLHHEVDYRTLKEDLKKQRDQLNKIDETYLLYKDERGIFRKQEYATLRKVVLFRQMIRSTRQAHRILENLTMNDNLIHQLPEDMAQTLRLQLDDITNYHERILLKYAGKVKPHATEDYYEEVSSGKKVLMTGFLKTRNDSDFEETDWMTFLPVVAQVIEYCDDIEYLDRLVDRFYNYHTEDNEVFIKERSDY from the coding sequence ATGAGGCTAGGAGCCCGTATTTTCAAAACAGGACTTTCCGTCACCCTTGCTCTGTATGTGGCAGGCTGGCTCGATTTTCAGTCACCCGCGTTCGCTGCGCTGGCCGCGTTCTTCGCCGTTCAGCCTTCGGTCCGAAAAAGTCTGACGCTTATTTGGGATCAGGTTCAGGCCAATGTGTTAAGTGCCATTCTTGCCGTTGTATTCGTTCTCGCCTTCGGCCAGGAACCGTTTGTCGTCGGTGCGGTCGTCCTGTTAATCATTGCGATTCACATCCAGCTGAAGAAAGAAGCGATTATCCCTCTTGCCGTTGTGACTGCGATTATTATTATGGGCAGCCCGACAACGGATTTCATGGAGCTTGCCTTTAACCGCTTTCTCCTCATCATGATCGGCGTTTTCTCCGCCTTTGCGGTGAACCTTGTGTTCCTTCCGCCGAAGCATGAGAATCAGCTGTACCACAAGATCACCGACGTTAATGACGACATCATTCAGTGGATTCGGCTTCTCCTTCACCACGAGGTCGATTACCGCACACTGAAAGAGGATCTCAAAAAACAGCGGGATCAGCTGAACAAGATTGATGAGACGTATCTCCTCTATAAGGATGAGCGGGGCATCTTCCGTAAACAGGAGTATGCCACCTTGCGAAAAGTCGTCCTGTTCAGACAGATGATCCGTTCAACCAGACAGGCCCACCGCATACTAGAGAACCTGACGATGAACGATAACCTGATTCACCAGCTTCCTGAAGACATGGCCCAGACGCTAAGGCTTCAGCTCGACGACATTACCAACTACCACGAGCGGATTCTTCTGAAATATGCGGGCAAGGTCAAACCCCATGCCACCGAAGACTATTATGAAGAGGTGTCTTCCGGGAAAAAAGTGCTGATGACGGGCTTTTTAAAAACCAGGAATGACTCGGATTTCGAAGAGACCGACTGGATGACCTTCCTCCCTGTCGTCGCACAGGTCATTGAGTACTGTGATGACATTGAATACCTCGATCGCCTCGTTGACCGCTTTTATAATTACCACACAGAGGACAATGAAGTCTTTATTAAAGAACGCAGTGATTATTAA